The following coding sequences are from one Ovis canadensis isolate MfBH-ARS-UI-01 breed Bighorn chromosome 7, ARS-UI_OviCan_v2, whole genome shotgun sequence window:
- the CCNDBP1 gene encoding cyclin-D1-binding protein 1, translating to MESAAVSAAPDPTLDPPLEQLRHLAGELRQLLPGVRVGEAQETTKEFDQEAFWRRLNEAAVTVSREATTLTVAFSRLPLPSPQETQRFCEQVRAAIKAIIAVYYLFPKDQGITLRKLVRSATLDIVDDMAQLVEALYISPAQSNPENLIPYNSVWDACQHIPQIPKDNKAAALSVLTKSVDLVKDAHEEMEQAVEECDPYCGLLNDIEEDTSDNHVDEEDILGCPNNRDSYWSEGDQELIIPCLALARASKACLKKIRLSVAENGKKDQVAQLDDIVDISDEISPSVDDLALSIYPPVCPLTVRINSAKLVSVLKKALEITKASHVTPQPEDSWIPLLINAVDHCMNRIKELTQNEVES from the exons ATGGAGAGCGCAGCTGTATCTGCAGCCCCAGACCCCACCCTGGATCCGCCTCTGGAACAGCTTCGGCACCTAGCCGGGGAGCTGCGGCAGTTGCTTCCTGGAGTGCGGG TCGGCGAAGCCCAGGAAACCACCAAGGAGTTTGATCAGGAGGccttttggagaagactca ATGAGGCAGCTGTGACAGTGTCAAGGGAAGCCACGACTCTGACCGTAGCCTTCTCTCGACTTCCGCTGCCGTCTCCACAG GAAACGCAGAGGTTCTGTGAACAAGTGCGTGCTGCCATCAAGGCAATTATTGCAGTGTACTATTTGTTTCCCAAGGATCAGG GCATCACCCTGCGAAAGCTGGTGCGGAGCGCCACTCTGGACATCGTGGATGACATGGCTCAGCTTGTGGAAGCACTTTACATCAGTCCAGCTCAGAG CAACCCTGAGAACCTGATTCCCTACAACAGTGTCTGGGATGCTTGCCAACATATACCTCAGATCCCAAAAG ATAACAAAGCTGCAGCCCTTTCAGTGCTGACAAAGAGTGTGGATCTTGTGAAGGATGCACATGAGGAGATGGAGCAG GCTGTGGAAGAATGTGACCCTTACTGTGGCCTCTTGAATGACATTGAGGAGGACACCTCTGACAACCATGTTGATGAGGAGGATATATTGGGATGTCCAAACAATCGGGACTCATATTGGTCAGAGGGAGACCAGGAGCTCATAATCCCATGCCTTGCACTGGCGAGAGCATCCAAAGCCTGCCTGAAGAAAATTCGGCTCTCAGTGGCAGAGAACGGGAAGAAGGATCAGGTGGCCCAGCTGGATGACATTGTGGACATTTCTGATGAGATCAGCCCTAG tGTGGATGACTTGGCTCTGAGCATTTACCCTCCTGTGTGCCCTTTGACTGTGCGAATCAAT TCTGCAAAACTTGTATCCGTTTTAAAGAAGGCACTCGAAATAACAAA AGCAAGTCATGTGACCCCACAGCCAGAAGATAGTTGGATTCCTTTACTTATTAATGCTGTTGATCATTGCATGAACAGAATCAAAGAACTCACTCAGAATGAAGTTGAATCATGA